The following proteins are encoded in a genomic region of Dyadobacter sp. UC 10:
- a CDS encoding type I restriction endonuclease, translated as MDFKDQIKQFSDRVSKLKDNIHTEEATKNAFIMPFLQVLGYDVFNPLEVIPEFICDIGIKKGEKIDYAIFRDGSPIILVECKHWKQKLDVHDGQLLRYFHVSKAKFSILTNGLIFRFYTDLVEPNKMDEKPFLEFNIEEIKDGQIEKLKEFHKAYFDVDNIYQSASDLKYINEIRHLVSQEFSEPNDEFVKYFAKQVYPSVVTSKVLESFRSLVKRTITNIINDTINDRLKSAISSNDAPIQEEPAPGTLTASPSQQDKEVVTTQEELEGFYIVRSLLRQKVQSNRITHRDALSYFAIFLDDNNRKPLCRLYLNSPSKKYIGLFDAEKKETKVEIKSLDEIYNFGKELDNTVEIYIK; from the coding sequence ATGGACTTCAAAGATCAAATCAAGCAATTCAGCGATCGGGTATCAAAACTGAAAGACAATATTCATACTGAAGAAGCAACGAAGAATGCATTCATTATGCCGTTTCTTCAAGTTCTCGGCTATGATGTATTTAACCCTCTGGAAGTCATACCAGAATTTATTTGCGACATTGGAATTAAAAAAGGCGAGAAGATAGACTACGCTATTTTTCGAGACGGCAGCCCTATAATTCTGGTCGAATGTAAGCATTGGAAGCAAAAGCTCGATGTACATGACGGTCAATTACTTCGATACTTCCACGTTTCAAAAGCAAAGTTTTCAATCCTGACAAATGGTTTGATATTCAGGTTTTATACTGATCTCGTCGAGCCTAACAAAATGGACGAAAAGCCATTTCTGGAATTCAATATTGAGGAGATTAAGGATGGTCAGATCGAAAAGCTCAAAGAGTTTCACAAAGCTTACTTTGATGTAGACAACATATATCAGTCCGCGAGTGATCTAAAATACATCAATGAAATCCGTCATTTGGTTAGCCAAGAATTCTCTGAACCAAATGACGAGTTTGTTAAATACTTTGCGAAACAAGTTTATCCTTCAGTAGTGACATCGAAAGTATTGGAGTCTTTTCGATCTCTGGTTAAGCGGACCATTACAAATATCATTAATGACACCATTAATGATCGGTTAAAGTCGGCGATATCCAGTAACGATGCACCGATTCAGGAGGAACCTGCGCCCGGTACTCTTACAGCCAGCCCAAGTCAGCAAGACAAAGAAGTTGTCACCACTCAGGAAGAACTTGAAGGATTCTATATCGTAAGGTCTCTTCTAAGACAGAAAGTGCAGTCGAATCGCATTACTCATCGGGATGCTCTGTCATATTTTGCCATTTTTCTAGATGACAACAATCGCAAGCCACTGTGTCGCCTTTACCTCAATAGTCCAAGCAAGAAATACATCGGGCTATTTGACGCTGAGAAAAAAGAGACAAAGGTAGAGATTAAATCACTGGATGAAATCTACAATTTTGGAAAGGAGCTCGATAACACTGTTGAAATCTATATCAAATAG
- a CDS encoding arylsulfatase, which yields MRISTFFTIALLGLSGAYAQKKSAPDQRPNIILIMVDDLGYSDIGAYGSEIKTPNIDQLASEGIRFREFYNNSICAPTRASLITGQYPHKAGVGYFNVNLGLPAYQGYLNKESLTFGEVLQKAGYSTLLSGKWHVGNDSLAWPNQRGFDRFYGFINGASNYFDIGKYGKGPKVELVEDNKRIHLPPGKYLTDEIADHAISFIEAQSKTPKPFFLYLAFNAPHWPLQAYEEDIAKYKGRYSIGWDSLRNERIERQKAIGITDPKQALANRDPDVTPWENVPYDEKLLWERKMEIYAAMVDRVDQNIGKLREKLKALKKDDNTLIVFISDNGAQGGYAGASARRPQRNSGPAGSAGSYAYQDQPWAYVSNTPHASYKNNMHEGGISAPFIAWFPKQIKAGTIAKGTAHLIDLAPTFYDLAKATYPAAEKGVQINPLPGKSLVPVLTGKAGEVERGEPIFWERAGNRAVRKGKWKIVSTYPSYKWELYDLETDRGETADIAGSRTDIVNELSADYAKWAERTGVVDYEKIKPANPIGAPAARPNRRPPTF from the coding sequence ATGAGGATTTCTACATTCTTTACTATTGCATTATTGGGCCTTTCCGGAGCATATGCACAGAAAAAGTCCGCCCCAGACCAACGCCCGAACATTATCCTCATTATGGTCGACGACCTGGGATATTCCGACATTGGCGCCTACGGTTCGGAAATTAAAACGCCCAATATTGACCAGCTTGCGAGCGAGGGCATCCGTTTCCGCGAATTTTACAACAATTCCATCTGCGCCCCGACCCGGGCGTCGCTCATTACCGGGCAGTATCCGCACAAAGCGGGAGTAGGTTATTTCAATGTAAATCTGGGCCTCCCGGCCTATCAGGGTTACCTCAATAAGGAATCGCTCACGTTCGGCGAGGTATTGCAAAAGGCTGGTTACAGTACCTTGCTCAGCGGAAAATGGCACGTGGGGAACGATAGTCTGGCCTGGCCAAACCAGCGTGGTTTCGACCGTTTTTACGGTTTTATCAATGGCGCCAGTAATTATTTTGATATTGGTAAATATGGTAAAGGCCCGAAGGTTGAGCTGGTTGAAGATAACAAACGTATCCATCTGCCACCCGGTAAATACCTGACCGACGAGATTGCCGACCATGCGATTTCCTTCATCGAAGCGCAAAGCAAAACGCCGAAACCGTTCTTTCTATACCTGGCTTTCAATGCGCCGCACTGGCCGCTGCAGGCTTATGAAGAGGATATTGCCAAATACAAAGGCAGATATAGTATCGGCTGGGATTCGCTTAGAAATGAACGGATTGAGCGGCAAAAGGCGATCGGGATCACAGATCCAAAACAAGCCCTGGCTAATCGCGATCCGGACGTAACACCCTGGGAGAATGTGCCTTATGATGAAAAATTACTTTGGGAACGTAAAATGGAGATTTACGCAGCAATGGTCGACCGCGTAGATCAGAACATTGGCAAGCTGCGTGAGAAGTTGAAGGCATTGAAAAAAGACGATAACACACTCATTGTCTTTATCTCGGATAATGGGGCGCAGGGAGGATATGCCGGTGCGTCGGCGCGCAGGCCGCAGCGCAATTCCGGTCCGGCGGGGTCGGCCGGATCTTATGCGTACCAGGACCAACCCTGGGCATATGTTTCCAACACGCCGCATGCGAGCTACAAAAACAATATGCATGAAGGTGGGATCAGCGCGCCGTTTATCGCCTGGTTTCCCAAACAAATCAAGGCAGGCACCATTGCGAAAGGCACGGCACATTTAATAGATCTTGCACCCACATTTTACGATCTGGCAAAAGCTACTTACCCTGCTGCCGAAAAGGGTGTCCAGATCAACCCGCTGCCGGGGAAGAGCCTCGTGCCGGTACTCACAGGTAAAGCCGGCGAAGTAGAGCGGGGTGAGCCTATTTTCTGGGAGCGCGCCGGCAACCGGGCCGTCCGCAAAGGCAAATGGAAAATCGTGTCAACCTATCCTTCCTACAAATGGGAGCTTTATGATCTGGAAACTGATCGCGGCGAAACAGCGGACATTGCCGGCAGCAGAACAGATATCGTAAATGAACTGTCGGCTGACTATGCAAAATGGGCCGAGCGGACCGGGGTTGTGGATTACGAAAAGATCAAGCCGGCCAACCCGATCGGTGCGCCAGCTGCACGGCCGAACAGGCGCCCGCCAACTTTTTGA
- a CDS encoding PDDEXK nuclease domain-containing protein → MPENRFSDIIELIHYARENAIQSVNTALINLYWLIGQHISSKIEAASWGEKTVDELANYLKVSHPELKGFSRRGLYRMKQFYETYASSKILSAPPKQGNEKVNEIVSSAMTQFENGGIRDSLLTQLSWTHHLILLSRAKTEEEREYYLRLCIQERYSVKQLERQINSGTFERVMLGNYNHPPALKELKQDLSNVFKDSYILEFLNIPEPHEETTLQKAIISQMKSFILELGRDFLFIGEEYRLQVGNSDFKLDLLFYHRGLQCLVAFELKADKFKPEHLGQLNFYLEALDRDVKKDNENPSIGILLCKDKDSEVVEYALSRNLSPALVAEYKTQLPDRNVLQQKLHLLFANT, encoded by the coding sequence ATGCCTGAGAACAGATTTTCCGATATTATTGAGCTAATCCACTACGCCAGGGAAAACGCTATCCAATCGGTTAACACCGCGCTTATCAATCTCTATTGGCTTATTGGGCAACATATTAGTAGCAAAATAGAAGCTGCTTCGTGGGGTGAAAAAACCGTAGATGAACTGGCAAATTACCTGAAAGTAAGTCACCCGGAATTAAAGGGTTTCAGTCGGCGTGGTTTGTACAGAATGAAACAATTTTATGAAACCTATGCCAGCAGTAAAATACTTTCAGCTCCTCCCAAACAAGGCAATGAAAAAGTGAATGAAATTGTGTCATCGGCGATGACACAATTTGAAAATGGAGGTATAAGAGATTCGTTACTAACACAACTTAGCTGGACGCACCATTTGATATTGCTGTCGAGAGCTAAAACAGAGGAAGAGCGGGAATATTATTTGCGTCTTTGCATTCAGGAACGATACTCTGTAAAACAGCTGGAGAGACAAATTAATAGTGGAACATTCGAACGGGTCATGCTAGGTAACTACAATCATCCTCCCGCGTTGAAAGAACTAAAACAGGATCTCAGCAATGTATTTAAGGACAGTTATATTCTGGAATTTTTGAACATTCCCGAGCCTCACGAAGAAACCACACTTCAGAAAGCGATTATTAGTCAGATGAAGAGCTTTATTCTGGAGCTAGGAAGGGATTTTCTTTTTATAGGGGAAGAATATCGCCTTCAAGTTGGAAATAGCGACTTTAAACTAGATTTACTTTTTTATCATCGTGGTTTACAGTGCTTGGTTGCCTTTGAGTTAAAAGCGGACAAATTCAAACCCGAACATTTGGGCCAATTGAACTTCTACCTGGAAGCTTTGGACCGCGATGTTAAAAAGGATAATGAAAATCCCAGTATCGGAATTTTGCTTTGTAAAGACAAAGATTCAGAAGTTGTCGAATATGCCCTGAGCAGAAATCTTTCCCCTGCACTGGTCGCAGAATATAAAACACAACTACCCGACCGAAACGTATTACAACAAAAGTTGCATCTGCTTTTTGCAAATACCTGA
- a CDS encoding GNAT family N-acetyltransferase — MEQIRIIKANAESLAMVQQISRETFFETFAEANTEADMNKYLAENFSEAKMSAELNNAESQFFMAWLGENPVGYMKLNTGHAQTELKDSASIEIERIYVKSAFHGKKVGQLLYDKVLQTAQQEQKAYIWLGVWEENLKAIRFYEKNGFVAFDKHIFKFGEDEQTDIMMKKILL; from the coding sequence ATGGAGCAGATAAGGATAATAAAAGCGAATGCCGAAAGTCTGGCAATGGTGCAGCAGATCAGCAGAGAAACATTTTTTGAGACGTTTGCAGAAGCTAATACGGAGGCAGATATGAATAAATACCTGGCCGAGAATTTCAGCGAAGCGAAAATGTCTGCTGAGCTCAACAATGCGGAATCGCAATTCTTCATGGCCTGGCTCGGCGAAAATCCGGTCGGATATATGAAATTAAATACTGGCCACGCGCAAACGGAATTGAAGGATTCGGCTTCCATTGAAATCGAGCGTATTTACGTAAAAAGTGCCTTTCACGGTAAAAAAGTGGGTCAGCTATTGTATGACAAAGTACTCCAAACAGCACAGCAGGAACAGAAAGCATACATCTGGCTGGGTGTTTGGGAAGAGAATCTGAAAGCGATCCGGTTCTATGAAAAGAATGGCTTTGTCGCATTTGACAAACACATCTTTAAATTTGGTGAAGATGAGCAGACGGATATTATGATGAAGAAGATATTGTTGTAG
- a CDS encoding thioredoxin domain-containing protein yields MKNLRLLILLMLVGMTNAFSQTTKRDLLSFEAFEAKLKAAGKDAQILDARLPEEYAQNHLEKAISFNVKDKSDFDRQSAKLEKDKPTFIYSIGNGRSGMLARDLRNAGFRDVTEIPGGLSKWIGLGRPVVSTTGKGLSLDEYQASLQSDKLVLVDFGSRYCPGCKRLDPTIDSIKTEQASTVKVIKIEAYENKSLVKELGVIGLPTLILYRNKQIVWEKKGATSKAEIEAVLKGQTL; encoded by the coding sequence ATGAAAAATCTGAGACTTTTAATCTTGTTGATGCTGGTTGGTATGACCAATGCATTCTCACAAACTACAAAACGCGACCTACTGTCCTTTGAAGCATTCGAAGCTAAATTGAAAGCCGCGGGAAAGGATGCACAGATCCTGGACGCACGGCTCCCGGAGGAATACGCCCAGAACCACCTTGAAAAAGCGATCAGTTTCAATGTTAAAGATAAGAGCGATTTCGACAGGCAATCCGCAAAGCTGGAAAAGGACAAACCAACTTTCATCTATTCGATAGGTAACGGGCGCAGCGGCATGCTTGCCAGGGATTTACGAAACGCGGGCTTCAGGGACGTGACCGAGATCCCGGGCGGCCTGAGCAAATGGATCGGGCTCGGCAGGCCTGTGGTTTCAACGACGGGAAAAGGGCTTTCGCTCGACGAATATCAGGCTTCTCTCCAAAGTGATAAGCTGGTCCTGGTCGATTTCGGATCACGCTACTGCCCGGGCTGCAAAAGACTCGATCCGACGATTGATTCGATCAAAACTGAGCAGGCTTCGACTGTGAAGGTGATCAAGATTGAGGCTTATGAGAATAAAAGCCTGGTGAAAGAATTGGGTGTTATTGGTCTTCCTACTCTAATACTTTACCGGAACAAACAGATAGTTTGGGAGAAAAAGGGAGCTACCTCCAAGGCCGAGATCGAGGCAGTCCTTAAAGGTCAGACTTTATGA
- a CDS encoding acyltransferase family protein yields MKDSTPPQRLLSLDTLRGFDMFWISGGEEIFHVLAKVTGWSWAIVIAHQFTHPDWNGFRAYDLIFPTFLFMAGVSTPFSLGSRLEKGVLQSELLRKVVQRGILLVFLGIIYNNGIFQTEWHDMRYPSVLARIGLAGMFAQIIYLYTGKKARWIWFAGLLVGYYLFMAFYPVPGCGAGLMTMECNPASYFDRMIIPGRLHLTIHDPEGLISTIPAIATGLMGIFAGELLRTSEDTISKNTKVSYLIFAGIISLLVCLVWDYFLPINKNLWTSSFVLCAGGFSVLLLALFYWLVDVLNYRKWTLFFVVIGMNSIVIYMVGSFISFGYTANALFGGILSYFPEPVEAVGEIIAFIAVQWAFMYLLFRNKLFLKV; encoded by the coding sequence ATGAAAGATAGTACTCCTCCGCAAAGGCTGTTGTCGCTGGACACATTGCGCGGCTTTGATATGTTTTGGATTTCCGGCGGCGAAGAAATTTTTCATGTGCTCGCAAAAGTTACCGGCTGGTCCTGGGCGATCGTGATCGCTCACCAGTTCACCCACCCTGACTGGAACGGCTTTCGTGCTTACGACCTGATCTTCCCGACTTTCCTGTTTATGGCTGGAGTGTCCACACCATTCTCGCTCGGAAGTCGCCTTGAGAAAGGGGTACTGCAATCGGAGCTACTCCGAAAAGTTGTGCAGCGGGGCATTTTGCTGGTGTTCCTGGGCATTATTTACAACAACGGAATTTTCCAGACCGAATGGCATGATATGCGCTACCCTAGTGTACTGGCGCGCATTGGTCTCGCGGGCATGTTCGCACAGATCATCTATTTGTATACAGGCAAGAAAGCCCGCTGGATCTGGTTTGCCGGCCTGTTGGTTGGCTACTATCTTTTTATGGCGTTTTATCCGGTACCAGGCTGCGGCGCCGGACTCATGACGATGGAGTGTAATCCGGCCAGCTATTTTGACAGAATGATTATCCCCGGCCGCCTCCATTTGACGATCCACGACCCGGAAGGATTGATATCCACAATCCCGGCGATAGCAACCGGATTGATGGGAATTTTTGCGGGTGAACTTTTACGTACGAGCGAGGATACCATTTCAAAAAACACGAAAGTATCCTATCTTATTTTTGCAGGAATTATCAGCTTGCTGGTTTGTCTGGTGTGGGATTACTTTCTCCCGATCAACAAGAATTTGTGGACCAGCTCGTTTGTGCTTTGTGCGGGCGGATTCAGCGTGTTGCTGCTGGCATTGTTCTATTGGCTGGTGGATGTTTTGAACTATCGCAAATGGACTTTGTTTTTTGTGGTAATAGGAATGAACTCCATCGTGATCTACATGGTCGGAAGCTTCATTTCATTTGGCTACACAGCAAATGCATTGTTTGGCGGCATATTAAGCTATTTCCCCGAGCCGGTGGAAGCAGTAGGTGAAATCATCGCATTCATAGCTGTCCAGTGGGCATTTATGTATTTACTTTTTAGAAATAAGCTGTTTTTGAAAGTATGA
- a CDS encoding ATP-binding cassette domain-containing protein, which produces MSISVTNLTKTYGAQRAIDGISFSLKKGEIVGFLGPNGAGKSTTMKILTGYLKPTEGAARVSDFDVVSQPMPARKSVGYLPEHNPLYLDMYVTEFLLFSGKLYGMHGTALNARMGEVVAMCGLEAEKRKKIGQLSKGYRQRVGLAQSFLHDPQVLILDEPTTGLDPNQLQEIREVIRTAGQNKTVLFSTHIMQEVEALCDRVIIINKGRVVNDSSLESLRQNGKSLEDTFRMLTQ; this is translated from the coding sequence ATGTCAATATCGGTAACTAACCTGACCAAAACTTACGGCGCGCAGCGGGCTATTGATGGGATTTCTTTTTCGTTGAAAAAAGGAGAGATCGTTGGTTTTCTGGGACCTAATGGTGCAGGGAAGTCTACGACGATGAAAATTTTGACCGGCTATCTCAAACCTACCGAAGGAGCCGCAAGGGTTTCCGATTTTGACGTAGTAAGCCAACCGATGCCGGCAAGAAAATCGGTCGGATACCTGCCCGAACACAATCCGCTCTACCTGGATATGTATGTTACCGAGTTTCTTTTGTTTTCGGGAAAACTTTATGGAATGCACGGAACTGCATTGAATGCAAGGATGGGCGAAGTGGTGGCTATGTGCGGACTTGAAGCCGAAAAGCGCAAAAAGATCGGTCAGCTTTCCAAAGGATACCGGCAGCGTGTCGGACTGGCCCAGTCGTTTCTGCACGACCCCCAAGTACTCATTCTCGACGAACCTACTACCGGCCTTGATCCAAATCAATTACAGGAAATCAGGGAAGTGATCCGTACCGCCGGGCAAAATAAAACCGTTCTTTTCTCGACCCACATCATGCAGGAAGTAGAGGCACTGTGCGACCGGGTGATCATTATCAACAAAGGCCGCGTCGTCAATGACAGTTCGCTGGAAAGCCTGCGCCAGAATGGCAAATCACTGGAAGACACATTCCGCATGCTGACACAATAA
- a CDS encoding tetratricopeptide repeat protein — protein MKPGYCYLALIAFITLACFKKQEKKENQPSDSTLGITACYNPKITDLEWYSSGKKAPRLEGLKGIDFKISTSNPEAQAYFNQGMMLAYGFNHAEAARSFYEAIRLDSTCAMAYWGFAYVLGPNYNAGMEEGNFQRAWEAGQKAQSLAARCTPKERALIGALAARYAKVPPADRGPLDMAYSRAMEKVYAQYRSDPDVGALYAESLMDLHPWDLYEKSTKAPKSWTPAVTATLADLLKKNPRHAGVNHLFIHAYEASATPEKAIRSAALLDSLVPGAGHLLHMPSHIYINTGDYHLGSLSNIRAVKADSGYITACYAQGAYPLAYFPHNYHFLAATATMEGNSHLAWLAARKVQQYTAKEVMRTPGWGTLQHYYTIPYYIAVKFSMWDDILSMPRPADGLVYPQAIWHYARGMAFLGKHDLVNGREELSKLSSLAADTTLQDLTIWNINTTADLVQIASKVLSAGIAVQQNQLDKATALLGEAISIEDKLNYNEPPDWFFSVRHHLGAVLLKVGKSTEAEKVYRQDLLSWKKNGWALIGLYNSLVQQKKSAEAQAVKSAFDESWQYADTKITRSSSILD, from the coding sequence ATGAAGCCCGGCTATTGTTATCTCGCATTGATCGCTTTTATAACTTTGGCCTGTTTCAAGAAACAGGAGAAGAAAGAAAACCAACCGTCTGACAGTACTTTGGGGATCACGGCTTGTTACAATCCCAAAATCACCGACCTGGAGTGGTATAGTTCGGGGAAAAAAGCACCGCGGCTCGAAGGATTGAAAGGCATCGATTTTAAAATTTCCACCTCTAACCCGGAAGCACAGGCATATTTCAACCAGGGAATGATGCTGGCCTACGGCTTTAACCATGCCGAAGCCGCACGGTCGTTTTATGAAGCGATCCGGCTTGATTCGACCTGTGCCATGGCCTACTGGGGGTTTGCCTATGTATTGGGTCCCAACTACAATGCGGGGATGGAGGAGGGTAACTTTCAGCGTGCCTGGGAGGCGGGACAAAAGGCGCAATCTTTGGCGGCCAGATGTACCCCCAAAGAACGCGCACTCATCGGGGCACTTGCGGCCAGGTATGCAAAAGTACCGCCGGCCGACAGGGGACCTCTGGACATGGCGTACTCCAGGGCTATGGAGAAAGTATACGCGCAATATCGCTCAGATCCGGATGTCGGAGCCTTGTATGCGGAGTCACTGATGGACCTGCACCCGTGGGATTTGTATGAGAAAAGTACGAAAGCCCCCAAATCGTGGACACCGGCAGTAACAGCAACTCTCGCAGATCTCCTGAAAAAGAACCCACGGCATGCGGGCGTGAATCACCTCTTTATTCACGCCTATGAGGCCTCAGCTACACCGGAAAAAGCCATCAGGTCTGCCGCGCTGCTCGATTCACTGGTCCCCGGGGCCGGGCACCTGCTTCACATGCCGTCGCACATTTACATCAACACCGGTGATTACCACCTTGGCTCGCTCTCAAATATCCGTGCCGTGAAAGCCGATAGCGGCTACATCACGGCTTGTTATGCACAGGGAGCTTATCCACTCGCTTATTTTCCGCACAACTATCATTTTCTGGCAGCTACGGCGACGATGGAAGGGAATTCGCACCTGGCTTGGTTGGCCGCCAGAAAGGTTCAGCAGTACACGGCGAAGGAGGTTATGCGGACACCCGGCTGGGGCACGCTCCAGCATTATTATACAATACCCTATTACATAGCAGTGAAGTTTTCGATGTGGGACGACATTCTTTCGATGCCACGACCTGCCGATGGCCTGGTATATCCGCAGGCGATCTGGCATTACGCAAGGGGCATGGCTTTCCTGGGTAAACATGACCTGGTCAATGGGCGGGAAGAGTTGAGCAAGCTTAGTTCGCTGGCTGCAGATACAACTTTGCAGGACCTTACTATCTGGAACATCAACACGACCGCCGACCTGGTACAGATCGCTTCCAAAGTTTTGTCGGCAGGGATTGCTGTGCAGCAAAACCAACTCGACAAGGCTACTGCCCTGCTGGGTGAAGCCATTTCCATTGAAGATAAACTTAACTATAACGAGCCGCCAGACTGGTTTTTCTCTGTCCGGCACCACCTCGGAGCGGTATTGCTCAAAGTCGGGAAAAGTACAGAGGCAGAAAAGGTTTACCGGCAGGATCTGCTGTCGTGGAAGAAAAACGGCTGGGCGCTGATCGGTCTTTACAATTCTCTGGTACAGCAAAAGAAATCCGCTGAAGCCCAAGCCGTCAAATCTGCCTTTGACGAATCGTGGCAATACGCTGACACAAAAATCACAAGGTCATCGAGTATCTTGGATTAA